One window from the genome of Malus domestica chromosome 01, GDT2T_hap1 encodes:
- the LOC103426311 gene encoding NAD-dependent malic enzyme 59 kDa isoform, mitochondrial, which translates to MWRAARFAASRRLSNRSTRPFSTAIPGPCMVHKRGADILHDPWFNKDTGFPLTERDRLGLRGLLPPRVISFEQQYARFMESYRSLEKNTKGQPEGVVALAKWRILNRLHDRNETLYYRALIDNIQDFAPIIYTPTVGLVCQNYSGLFRRPRGMYFSAKDKGEMMSMIYNWPAHQVDMIVLTDGSRILGLGDLGVQGIGIPIGKLDMYVAAAGINPQRILPVMLDVGTNNQKLLEDRLYLGLRQPRLEGEEYISIVDEFMEAVHTRWPKAIVQFEDFQMKWAFETLQRYRRRFCTFNDDIQGTAGVALAGLLGAVRAQGRPLSDFAKQKIVVVGAGSAGLGVLNMAVQAVARMSGNGEAAAKNNFFLIDKDGLVTKERNKIDPMAAPFAKDPGAIDGLREGASLLEVVKKVKPHVLLGLSGVGGVFNHEVLKAMRESDSAKPAIFAMSNPTMNAECTAEDAFKHAGENIVFGSGSPFDNVDLGNGKVGHVNQANNMYLFPGIGLGALLSGARIISDGMLQAASECLASYITDEDIQKGILYPSIDCIRDITVEVGAAVLQAAVAEELAEGHCEVGPKELMNMCKEEIVEYVTRSMWFPVYSPLVHEK; encoded by the exons ATGTGGAGGGCAGCGCGATTCGCCGCGTCGCGGCGGCTGAGCAACCGGTCGACGAGGCCGTTCTCGACTGCGATTCCCGGCCCCTGTATGGTTCACAAGCGCGGCGCCGATATTCTCCATGATCCATGGTTCAACAAG GACACTGGATTTCCGTTGACTGAAAGAGATCGACTAGGACTTCGCGGTCTCCTTCCCCCTCGTGTCATATCGTTCGAGCAGCAGTATGCTCGTTTCA TGGAGTCTTATCGGTCACTAGAGAAAAATACTAAGGGCCAGCCAGAAGGTGTTGTGGCCTTGGCTAAATGGAGGATTTTAAATAGACTGCATGACAGGAACGAGACCTTATACTACCGA GCCCTTATTGACAACATCCAAGATTTTGCTCCCATAATCTACACTCCTACAGTAGGATTAGTATGTCAAAATTATTCTGGGTTATTTAGGCGCCCTCGTGGAATGTACTTCAGTGCAAAGGATAAAGGGGAGATGATGTCTATGATCTACAACTGGCCAGCTCATCAG GTAGACATGATTGTCCTCACAGATGGCAGTCGTATTCTTGGCCTAGGTGACCTTGGAGTTCAGGGAATTGGAATTCCGATAGGAAAACTTGATATGTATGTTGCTGCAGCTGGTATTAATCCACAAAGA ATACTACCAGTTATGCTAGATGTTGGTACTAACAATCAAAAGCTACTTGAAGACCGTCTTT ATTTAGGACTTCGACAACCTAGGTTGGAAGGAGAAGAGTACATATCAATTGTTGATGAATTCATGGAAGCTGTTCATACACGTTGGCCCAAGGCCATTGTGCAG TTCGAGGATTTTCAAATGAAGTGGGCTTTTGAAACACTGCAACGCTATCGTAGAAGGTTTTGCACGTTCAATGATGATATACAG GGAACTGCCGGTGTTGCACTTGCAGGACTACTAGGAGCTGTAAGAGCGCAAGGTCGACCATTGAGTGACTTTGCTAAACAAAAGATAGTTGTTGTGGGAGCTGGCAG TGCGGGACTTGGTGTTCTTAACATGGCTGTACAGGCTGTTGCAAGAATGTCAGGGAACGGTGAAGCTGCTGCAAAAAATAACTTTTTCCTGATTGATAAAGAT GGTCTAGTTACAAAAGAGAGGAATAAGATTGACCCCATGGCTGCACCTTTTGCTAAAGATCCAGGAGCAATTGATGGGCTTAGGGAGGGAGCTAGTCTACTTGAAGTG GTTAAGAAGGTCAAGCCTCATGTGCTTCTTGGTTTGTCTGGTGTTGGCGGTGTTTTCAATCATGAG GTACTTAAAGCGATGCGAGAATCTGATTCAGCTAAACCTGCGATTTTTGCTATGTCAAATCCAACCATGAACG CTGAATGCACTGCTGAAGATGCTTTTAAGCATGCTGGTGAAAACATAGTCTTTGGAAGTGGAAGCCCTTTTGATAATGTTGATCTTG GCAATGGAAAAGTAGGCCATGTAAATCAAGCAAATAACATGTACCTTTTTCCAGG GATTGGTTTAGGAGCACTTCTCTCAGGAGCTCGTATTATATCAGATGGCATGTTACAAGCAGCTTCTGAATG CCTCGCTTCATACATAACAGATGAAGATATCCAGAAGGGCATCTTGTACCCATCTATTGATTG TATCCGGGATATAACTGTGGAGGTTGGAGCTGCTGTCCTCCAGGCAGCTGTTGCAGAAGAACTTGCAGAGGGACACTGTGAAGTCGGGCCCAAAGAGCTCATGAACATGTGCAAA GAGGAGATTGTGGAGTATGTGACTCGCAGTATGTGGTTCCCGGTTTACAGCCCTCTAGTTCATGAAAAATGA